A section of the Candidatus Sulfotelmatobacter sp. genome encodes:
- the sppA gene encoding signal peptide peptidase SppA codes for MRGTGARCRALSVGLALVVLGASRPARAAEFPRTGFEGVATADGALGTIFNPALVGLRHPGELLLDYTRDEFGNDVTCDALGAIHGFGLRYTRHVNVEQRFGFSLAGGSPLFRLGWSPEWAGPDLAAPEYADSRVGALSRPAPWLSLGATVDHLFQPHAGGVVLNREYTVGAAIRPLALEGAAAHTVGTRLTLFADRVIPEAAPKDDRQWRWGGDLELLSGVVITAGGVGSHRYEVGLTLRLPGASGAAAFSPGPSSSPPTIAGVAPRSERADWTTYSLSFHSGEEPTRLIPPTAKRVAHLTVTGSLGDEDLTEISLLGGLNGQTSIDPVRRQLDRALEDPLTRGVLLDLGGARNSAAIEELRPRLSRLRAAGKPVVAYLEEGGGRGDLLLASACDRVFASESALFWQLGLRIEERYYRGLLARWGVRVDRSSIGQYKSAYRNYSVDSMPAPDREAIEHLLDQVQESFVATVSDARHIDRARLEALLDGRQWSSAELQKAGVIDSVGYREQALAELQRLAKLGRAARAVALDQHPPARREWRVPRGIAIVYATGAIESGDSGNDLLEGGTLGSSTLARQLHTAFRAPDVGAVVLRIDSPGGEMLASNLIYHALQHLKRETRKPLVVSMGLLGASGGYYIALPADRIFADRATRTGSIGVVFTHPSLEGFYAKQGVRQQAIERGAFMRGGSFNQDWDAELQASADSSIRRSYDEFIDKVAAARKLPRERVLEVAQGRVWLGDDALERGLIDEIGGLDQAIAHARKLAGIPEGQKIEPLELRRPRPSLLQRALGTAAREAIGRGAQIHDPEGIRLEADDDLAF; via the coding sequence ATGCGCGGAACCGGCGCCCGCTGTCGCGCCCTCTCGGTCGGACTGGCGCTGGTCGTGCTCGGCGCGTCGCGCCCCGCGAGGGCGGCGGAGTTTCCGCGCACCGGCTTCGAAGGCGTCGCCACCGCCGACGGCGCGCTCGGCACGATCTTCAATCCGGCGCTGGTCGGGCTGCGCCATCCCGGCGAGCTGTTGCTCGACTACACGCGCGACGAGTTCGGAAACGACGTCACCTGCGACGCGCTCGGCGCGATTCATGGATTCGGCCTTCGCTATACGCGCCACGTCAACGTGGAGCAGCGCTTCGGCTTCTCGCTGGCCGGCGGCTCGCCGTTGTTCCGACTTGGTTGGTCGCCGGAGTGGGCGGGCCCCGATCTCGCCGCGCCCGAGTACGCGGACAGCCGCGTCGGCGCGCTGTCGCGCCCGGCGCCGTGGCTGTCGCTCGGCGCCACCGTGGACCATCTGTTCCAGCCTCACGCCGGCGGCGTGGTGCTGAATCGCGAGTACACCGTGGGCGCGGCGATTCGACCGCTCGCGCTCGAGGGCGCGGCGGCGCACACCGTCGGCACGCGCCTCACGCTCTTCGCCGATCGCGTCATCCCCGAAGCTGCGCCGAAGGACGATCGGCAATGGCGCTGGGGGGGCGACCTCGAGCTGCTTTCAGGCGTCGTGATCACCGCCGGCGGCGTGGGGAGCCATCGCTACGAAGTCGGCCTCACGCTGCGGCTCCCCGGCGCGAGCGGCGCGGCGGCGTTCTCCCCCGGCCCCTCGAGCAGCCCGCCGACCATCGCCGGCGTCGCGCCCCGCTCCGAGCGGGCCGACTGGACCACCTATTCGCTGTCGTTCCACTCCGGCGAAGAGCCGACGCGGCTCATTCCCCCGACCGCGAAGCGCGTCGCGCACCTGACGGTGACCGGCTCGCTGGGCGACGAGGATCTCACCGAGATCTCGCTGCTCGGCGGCCTGAACGGCCAGACCTCGATCGATCCGGTTCGCCGCCAGCTCGACCGCGCGCTGGAGGATCCGCTGACGCGTGGCGTGCTGCTCGACCTCGGCGGGGCGCGCAACTCGGCGGCGATCGAAGAGCTTCGCCCGCGCCTCAGCCGGCTGCGCGCGGCCGGCAAGCCGGTGGTCGCCTACCTGGAAGAGGGCGGCGGCCGCGGCGATCTGCTGCTGGCTTCGGCGTGCGATCGGGTGTTCGCGAGCGAAAGCGCGCTGTTCTGGCAGCTCGGACTGCGCATCGAGGAGCGCTACTACCGAGGCCTGCTCGCGCGCTGGGGGGTGCGCGTGGATCGCTCGTCGATCGGCCAGTACAAGTCGGCTTATCGCAACTACAGCGTGGACTCGATGCCCGCGCCCGATCGCGAGGCGATCGAGCACCTGCTCGACCAGGTGCAGGAGTCGTTCGTCGCCACGGTGAGCGACGCGCGCCACATCGATCGCGCGCGGCTCGAAGCCCTGCTCGACGGCCGCCAGTGGAGCTCGGCCGAGCTGCAGAAGGCCGGCGTGATCGATTCCGTCGGCTATCGCGAGCAGGCGCTCGCCGAGCTCCAGCGGCTGGCGAAGCTCGGGCGCGCGGCGCGCGCCGTAGCGCTCGACCAGCATCCGCCGGCACGCCGTGAGTGGCGCGTCCCGCGCGGCATCGCGATCGTCTACGCGACCGGCGCGATCGAGTCGGGCGACAGCGGCAACGATCTGCTCGAAGGCGGGACGCTCGGCTCGAGCACGCTGGCCCGCCAGCTCCACACCGCGTTCCGCGCGCCCGACGTCGGCGCGGTGGTGCTGCGCATCGACAGCCCGGGCGGCGAGATGCTGGCCTCGAATCTCATCTACCACGCACTCCAGCATCTCAAGCGCGAGACCCGGAAGCCGCTGGTGGTCTCGATGGGACTGCTCGGAGCGAGCGGCGGCTACTACATCGCGCTTCCCGCCGATCGGATCTTCGCCGACCGCGCCACGCGCACCGGCTCGATTGGCGTGGTGTTCACGCATCCGTCGCTCGAGGGCTTCTACGCGAAGCAGGGCGTCAGGCAGCAGGCGATCGAGCGCGGCGCCTTCATGCGCGGCGGCTCGTTCAATCAGGACTGGGACGCCGAGCTCCAGGCCAGCGCCGACTCGTCGATCCGTCGCTCGTACGACGAGTTCATCGACAAGGTGGCGGCGGCGCGCAAGCTGCCGCGCGAACGGGTGCTGGAAGTGGCGCAGGGCCGGGTGTGGCTCGGGGATGACGCGCTCGAGCGCGGGCTGATCGACGAGATCGGCGGCCTCGATCAGGCGATCGCCCACGCGCGCAAGCTGGCCGGGATTCCTGAGGGGCAGAAGATCGAGCCGCTCGAGCTGCGCCGGCCGCGACCGAGTCTGCTGCAGCGCGCGCTGGGCACCGCGGCGCGCGAGGCCATCGGGCGCGGCGCTCAGATCCACGATCCGGAAGGGATCCGGCTCGAGGCCGATGACGACCTCGCCTTCTGA
- the nth gene encoding endonuclease III, giving the protein MPRKSPRSRQKPSRRSSVPGRGRPRATPGRRQARASAKRAAPSASRRAHGSRAGRRFVPPDPARVTSILEELHSLYPDAGTELRFNTPLQLLIATILSAQCTDERVNMVTPGLFAKYPDAEALARAPQAELEEVIRSTGFYRNKAKAIRACCADIVSKHGGEVPRTLEELTALHGVGRKTANVVLGNAFGIPGLVVDTHVARLSHRLGLTREKDPVKIEFALMPVIPRERWTLFSHWLILHGRRVCNARKPRCSSCPIAAYCPRIGVTVSQ; this is encoded by the coding sequence ATGCCTCGAAAGTCCCCGCGTTCGCGCCAGAAACCGTCGCGCAGATCCAGCGTTCCCGGGCGCGGCCGGCCGCGCGCGACGCCGGGACGGCGCCAGGCGCGCGCCAGCGCCAAGCGCGCGGCGCCCTCCGCGTCGCGCCGCGCGCATGGTTCGCGCGCGGGTCGCCGTTTCGTCCCGCCCGATCCCGCGCGCGTCACGTCGATCCTCGAGGAGCTGCACTCGCTCTACCCGGACGCCGGGACCGAGCTGCGATTCAACACCCCGCTCCAGCTCCTGATCGCGACCATTCTCTCCGCGCAGTGCACCGACGAGCGGGTGAACATGGTGACGCCGGGGTTGTTCGCGAAGTATCCCGACGCCGAGGCGCTGGCGAGAGCCCCCCAGGCCGAGCTCGAGGAAGTCATCCGCTCGACGGGCTTCTATCGCAACAAGGCGAAGGCGATCCGCGCGTGCTGCGCGGACATCGTGTCGAAGCACGGCGGCGAGGTGCCGAGGACGCTCGAGGAACTGACCGCGCTGCACGGCGTCGGCCGCAAGACTGCGAACGTGGTGCTCGGCAACGCCTTCGGCATTCCCGGGCTGGTGGTGGACACGCATGTCGCGCGGCTCTCTCACCGGCTCGGGCTCACGCGCGAGAAGGACCCGGTGAAGATCGAGTTCGCGCTCATGCCGGTCATTCCCAGGGAGCGCTGGACGCTGTTCTCGCACTGGCTGATCCTGCACGGCCGCCGTGTCTGCAACGCGCGCAAGCCGCGCTGCTCGAGCTGTCCGATCGCGGCCTACTGCCCGCGGATCGGCGTCACCGTCTCGCAGTAG
- a CDS encoding DUF2079 domain-containing protein, which translates to MVVVAIALYALVYLIVCAIKYRDYLYKDFDLAIFVQATDRILHGTTFSSIRGMSWLGDHSSLVLFLLAPLWAVAPHPFTLLAVQTLALALGAWPLYRLARRTLPGGTLPVTVALLYLMYPAVGYTNLFEFHPETLATGALLALLDAFDAGRLRAALLWAALALSCREDVALPVMGIAVLAALPGRARRVAFAAGLAGLALLSIAVTFAWLKPTFNSGEAEYGRMYAAWGSTPASAILHLLTHPLQALAALTGTPDNPGDTLAKREYPLHLLLPLLGLPLLAPLQLLPALPVVLEHFWSERRPQHTIVFQYTALVTPFLMSATVAGMRRLVDWRRGAGARTPPPWIAPLALIASVACNVLFGPLFGMHLLQRVPRNEAIVAPEYERTLDPYRERMLARVPREGGVVAGFEFLARLARRDQIYSIHHILTGRYTYSDRPYPIPRDVRAVLADMAGQIPNLRFDSGQRMGRLLSENDLHPVDAAGSLLLFLRGARDSVPLLRYLPPRPDTSAAFITDGQLAFYDADPLPDSVARGALLPIRTRWRRVGPATRQYLMQVRVYHEGDFTRAAYGRNRPIAYGLLPLADWPADSLVEETYRLEMSTILTPGVYRVALLPQAEDSLAHPVGSQYSMRHPYEGGEIVNLGTVRVFEDRGH; encoded by the coding sequence GTGGTGGTGGTCGCGATCGCCCTGTACGCCCTGGTCTATTTGATCGTGTGCGCGATCAAGTACCGCGACTACCTCTACAAGGATTTCGATCTCGCGATCTTCGTTCAGGCCACCGATCGCATCCTGCACGGCACCACCTTCAGCTCGATTCGTGGCATGTCGTGGCTCGGCGACCATTCCTCGCTGGTGCTGTTTCTGCTCGCGCCGCTGTGGGCGGTGGCGCCCCATCCCTTCACCCTGCTCGCGGTGCAGACCCTGGCGCTCGCACTCGGCGCGTGGCCGCTCTACCGGCTGGCGCGGCGGACGCTGCCGGGCGGCACGCTGCCGGTGACCGTCGCGCTCCTCTATCTGATGTATCCGGCGGTCGGCTACACCAATCTGTTCGAATTCCATCCCGAGACGCTGGCGACCGGCGCCCTCCTCGCACTGCTCGACGCGTTCGACGCCGGGCGACTGCGCGCGGCGCTCCTGTGGGCCGCGTTGGCGTTGAGCTGCCGGGAAGACGTGGCGTTGCCGGTGATGGGGATCGCGGTGCTCGCCGCCCTGCCGGGACGGGCGCGCCGGGTCGCGTTCGCCGCCGGGCTCGCGGGTCTCGCGCTGCTCTCGATCGCCGTCACGTTCGCGTGGCTCAAGCCCACCTTCAATTCGGGCGAGGCGGAGTACGGGCGCATGTACGCGGCGTGGGGATCGACGCCGGCCAGCGCGATCCTCCATCTGCTCACGCATCCACTGCAGGCGCTGGCCGCGCTCACCGGCACGCCCGACAATCCGGGCGACACGCTCGCCAAGCGCGAGTATCCGCTCCACCTGCTGCTGCCGCTGCTGGGGCTGCCGCTGCTCGCGCCGCTCCAGCTCCTGCCTGCGCTGCCGGTGGTGCTGGAGCACTTCTGGTCGGAGCGCCGGCCGCAGCACACCATCGTGTTCCAGTACACGGCGCTGGTGACGCCGTTTCTGATGAGCGCCACCGTGGCCGGCATGCGGCGCCTCGTCGACTGGCGGCGCGGCGCGGGGGCGCGGACGCCTCCGCCGTGGATCGCGCCGCTGGCGCTGATCGCTTCGGTCGCCTGCAACGTCCTGTTCGGGCCGCTGTTCGGGATGCACCTGCTGCAGCGCGTGCCGCGCAACGAAGCGATCGTCGCGCCGGAATACGAGCGCACGCTCGACCCCTATCGGGAACGCATGCTCGCCCGGGTGCCGCGCGAGGGCGGCGTGGTGGCCGGATTCGAGTTCCTGGCGCGGCTCGCGCGTCGCGACCAGATCTATTCGATCCACCACATCCTGACCGGCCGCTACACCTACTCCGACCGGCCCTATCCCATCCCCCGCGACGTGCGCGCGGTGCTCGCCGACATGGCGGGACAGATCCCCAACCTGCGTTTCGACTCGGGCCAGAGAATGGGGCGGCTGCTGTCCGAGAACGATCTGCATCCGGTGGATGCGGCGGGCTCGCTGCTGCTGTTCCTGCGCGGGGCGCGCGACAGCGTGCCGTTGCTGCGCTACCTGCCGCCGCGGCCCGACACTTCGGCCGCCTTCATCACCGACGGCCAGCTCGCCTTCTACGACGCCGACCCGCTGCCCGACTCGGTGGCGCGCGGCGCGCTGCTGCCGATTCGCACGCGCTGGCGCCGGGTGGGACCCGCCACCCGCCAGTACCTGATGCAGGTGCGCGTCTATCACGAGGGCGATTTCACGCGTGCCGCCTACGGCCGCAATCGCCCGATCGCCTACGGCCTGCTGCCGCTCGCCGACTGGCCGGCGGATTCGCTGGTCGAGGAGACCTATCGGCTCGAGATGTCGACGATTCTCACGCCCGGCGTCTATCGCGTCGCGCTCCTGCCGCAGGCCGAGGATTCGCTCGCGCACCCGGTCGGTTCCCAGTACAGCATGCGGCACCCCTACGAAGGCGGAGAGATCGTCAATCTCGGCACGGTGCGCGTGTTCGAGGACCGCGGGCATTGA
- a CDS encoding DUF2079 domain-containing protein has translation MSERRGFAIVLALMAAHVALYETLSVVKFRYYLYRDFDLAIFTQAVNGLLHGTAFSSIRGMNWLGDHSSLILIPLAPLFLIAPHALTLLTLQTVALALGALPLWALARRELPGVAPPLIAVALYLLHPALGYLNLFEFHPETLATPLLIWCACELRGGSPRRGLFAAALALLAREDVALAMLGLAAIVAVAPRHRQPKLAAALALLAIASLALSFGVLRPWLQAGQSEYGLLYARWGATPGAQLLQLITHPLAALAAFWSTPGSPADTLAKREFWLHLFLPASGLALLAPLWLLPSLPILAEHLLSERIHQHAIAFQYTALILPWISVASVIGLGALTRRARGRAWPGVAALLIALACQWMFGPVIGHRLLQSQPRNEAIWPDGEERAMKPIRDAMVARLPRAGALVAGNEFLPGLALRPDVHAARHVVTGHYTASTRAYPPPVGVRALLVDFSAEIPSMDFDAGRRLRAFLTDNGLRPVEAASGTVLMLADTADSLELYRVGARFSGERLDLVADDQLRFVGAERLDSAVARGGLLRVALYWQRVAPANRRYVAKLVWTRDGRIVSDSRPWPLGYGILPPADWPLDSLVREIHSVLVPLSLAPGSYVPAFRLAAVDSSGEQSPTFVRPRPDAPAELMNLVGLGRIVVR, from the coding sequence TTGAGCGAACGGCGCGGCTTCGCGATCGTGCTGGCGCTGATGGCGGCGCACGTTGCGCTCTACGAAACGCTGTCGGTGGTGAAGTTTCGCTACTACCTGTACCGCGACTTCGATCTCGCCATCTTCACGCAGGCCGTGAACGGGCTGCTGCATGGCACGGCCTTCAGCTCGATCCGCGGCATGAACTGGCTCGGCGATCACAGCTCCCTGATCCTCATTCCTCTCGCGCCCCTGTTCCTGATCGCGCCCCATGCGCTGACGCTGCTCACCCTTCAGACCGTGGCGCTGGCACTCGGCGCGCTGCCGCTTTGGGCGTTGGCGCGCCGCGAGCTGCCGGGCGTGGCGCCGCCGTTGATCGCGGTCGCGCTCTATCTGCTCCATCCGGCGCTCGGCTATCTCAACCTGTTCGAGTTCCACCCCGAGACGCTCGCCACGCCGCTCCTCATTTGGTGCGCCTGCGAGCTGCGGGGTGGCTCGCCGCGCCGGGGGCTGTTCGCCGCCGCGCTGGCGCTGCTCGCACGCGAGGACGTGGCGCTGGCGATGCTGGGCCTCGCGGCGATCGTGGCCGTGGCGCCACGCCATCGCCAGCCGAAGCTCGCGGCGGCGCTCGCGCTGCTCGCGATCGCGAGCCTCGCTCTCAGCTTCGGCGTGCTGCGGCCGTGGCTGCAGGCCGGGCAGTCGGAGTACGGGCTGCTCTACGCGCGCTGGGGGGCGACTCCCGGCGCGCAGCTCCTGCAACTGATCACGCATCCGCTCGCGGCGCTCGCGGCGTTCTGGAGCACGCCCGGGAGTCCCGCCGACACCCTCGCCAAGCGCGAGTTCTGGCTGCATCTCTTCCTGCCGGCGAGCGGCCTCGCGCTGCTCGCGCCGCTCTGGCTCCTGCCGTCGTTGCCGATCCTCGCCGAGCATCTGCTCTCCGAGCGCATCCATCAGCACGCGATCGCGTTTCAGTACACCGCGCTGATCTTGCCGTGGATCAGCGTCGCCTCGGTGATCGGGCTCGGCGCGCTCACCCGCCGCGCTCGGGGGCGAGCCTGGCCGGGGGTTGCGGCGCTGCTGATCGCCCTCGCCTGCCAGTGGATGTTCGGACCCGTCATCGGCCACCGGCTCCTGCAGAGCCAGCCGCGCAACGAAGCGATCTGGCCGGACGGCGAGGAACGCGCGATGAAACCCATTCGTGACGCGATGGTGGCGCGGTTGCCGCGAGCCGGAGCACTGGTCGCCGGCAACGAGTTCCTGCCGGGGCTGGCGCTGCGCCCCGACGTGCATGCCGCGCGGCACGTGGTGACCGGACACTACACTGCTTCGACGCGTGCCTACCCGCCTCCGGTCGGGGTTCGCGCGTTGCTCGTGGACTTCTCGGCCGAGATCCCCTCGATGGACTTCGACGCCGGCCGCCGACTGCGTGCGTTCCTCACCGACAACGGATTGCGCCCGGTCGAAGCGGCGTCGGGAACGGTACTGATGCTCGCGGATACCGCGGACTCGCTCGAGCTCTACCGCGTCGGCGCGAGATTCTCGGGCGAACGACTCGACCTCGTGGCCGACGACCAGCTGCGCTTCGTCGGCGCCGAGCGGCTCGATTCCGCGGTGGCGCGGGGCGGCCTGCTTCGGGTCGCCCTCTACTGGCAGCGCGTCGCGCCCGCCAATCGCCGCTACGTGGCCAAGCTCGTTTGGACACGTGACGGTCGAATCGTCTCCGACTCCCGTCCCTGGCCGCTGGGCTACGGAATCCTGCCGCCCGCCGACTGGCCGCTGGATTCGCTGGTTCGCGAAATCCACTCGGTGCTGGTGCCGCTCTCGCTCGCGCCGGGAAGCTACGTGCCGGCGTTTCGCCTCGCGGCCGTGGATTCGAGCGGGGAACAGAGCCCGACCTTCGTGCGCCCGCGTCCCGATGCGCCCGCCGAGCTCATGAACCTCGTGGGCCTGGGGCGGATCGTGGTGCGGTGA
- a CDS encoding FG-GAP-like repeat-containing protein, which translates to MDRGPCSPERCRPRRLESAALLIWLAFAPASARAGTLPDDPTPHLSIQGARVLEGDSGYSYLIFHVQLAPSSDSLVTAEFATEDGTATVADSDYVQSSGLLSLAPGDTVSDLIVEVKGDTIFEGNEWMRVRLSHAIGAVVDDSVAYGFIDNDERTTFQHIDAGFTRYADGTLPDAWGDFNGDGYPDLPLFENGPDGVFHEIPGFRDLLAAGNYHGAAWCDFDRDGDLDLVLVGYSGVDGGEPTPTRLLRNDGPAGFVDIAPSQGMNIVASGETAVWGDFDGDGWPDLFIPYYSFIYPFQSFLYHNNGDGTFTDVTLESGVALANIPAELRPEGAVAVDWNNDGYLDLYTASHLFQNDGTGHFTDVREAVGLPILFDEGCSFQDIDQDGDLDLFVRAEDGPHLFRNDNGHFTEVTASSGISADALAWGDNWADVDGDGDLDLYLIRDWKDACLMLNQGDGTFVRDSLFDQVHVIPDMAAWADFDRDGDVDLVVGDGWNRELYRNQLQSRPGIDGAILQVNVLDEGGAQTEYGATVRLKPLDGPPGFQQVRVVDGGSGYLSQDEYPVRFGGLSSGSYALEVVFPSPPGSRLVVDSLVNPLLGRIEPRNLIRPVITVRKNGTVELGDLGVASVASAPPATPERAIQMGAPYPSPARKSVTIPIHMTRAARVSLSIHDLTGRLVRRLGTLDFQPGAHSVRWDLADDRGVPAPPGLYFCQFQVEGRRGDVRRVLVLR; encoded by the coding sequence ATGGATCGAGGGCCGTGCTCCCCCGAGCGTTGCCGACCCCGGCGTCTCGAGTCTGCCGCTCTGCTGATCTGGCTGGCGTTCGCGCCCGCGAGCGCGCGGGCCGGAACGCTGCCCGATGATCCGACACCGCATCTGTCCATCCAGGGCGCGCGCGTGCTCGAGGGCGACTCGGGATACAGCTACCTCATCTTCCACGTCCAACTCGCGCCGTCCTCCGACTCCCTGGTCACCGCGGAGTTCGCGACCGAGGACGGCACCGCCACGGTGGCCGACAGCGACTACGTCCAATCGAGTGGTCTCCTGAGCCTCGCGCCCGGCGACACCGTGAGCGATCTGATCGTCGAGGTGAAGGGCGACACGATCTTCGAGGGCAACGAGTGGATGCGTGTCCGGCTGTCACACGCGATCGGGGCCGTGGTCGACGACAGCGTGGCGTACGGATTCATCGACAACGACGAGCGCACCACGTTCCAGCACATCGACGCCGGGTTCACGCGATATGCCGACGGCACGCTGCCCGACGCATGGGGCGACTTCAATGGCGACGGCTACCCCGACCTGCCCCTGTTTGAGAACGGCCCGGACGGAGTCTTTCACGAGATTCCCGGCTTCCGGGACCTGCTCGCCGCCGGCAACTATCACGGCGCCGCATGGTGCGATTTCGATCGTGACGGCGACCTCGATCTGGTGCTGGTGGGTTATTCCGGCGTCGACGGAGGCGAACCAACGCCGACGCGGCTGCTTCGCAACGACGGCCCGGCCGGCTTCGTCGACATCGCGCCGTCTCAAGGCATGAACATCGTCGCCTCGGGCGAGACGGCGGTGTGGGGCGACTTCGACGGCGACGGCTGGCCGGACCTGTTCATTCCCTACTACTCGTTCATCTACCCGTTCCAGAGCTTCCTCTATCACAACAACGGCGACGGCACGTTCACCGACGTCACCCTGGAGTCTGGCGTCGCGCTGGCCAACATTCCCGCCGAGCTGCGGCCCGAGGGCGCGGTGGCGGTGGACTGGAACAACGACGGCTACCTCGACCTCTACACGGCGAGTCACCTGTTCCAGAACGACGGCACCGGGCATTTCACCGACGTTCGCGAGGCCGTCGGCCTGCCGATTCTCTTCGACGAAGGTTGCAGCTTCCAGGACATCGATCAGGACGGCGATCTCGACCTGTTCGTCCGGGCCGAAGACGGGCCGCATCTGTTCCGGAACGACAACGGCCATTTCACGGAAGTCACCGCCAGCTCCGGGATTTCCGCCGACGCCCTGGCGTGGGGCGACAACTGGGCCGACGTGGACGGAGACGGTGATCTGGACCTCTACCTGATCCGCGACTGGAAGGACGCCTGCCTGATGCTCAATCAGGGCGACGGCACCTTCGTTCGCGATTCGTTGTTCGATCAGGTGCACGTGATTCCGGACATGGCGGCGTGGGCCGACTTCGATCGCGATGGCGACGTGGATCTGGTGGTGGGCGACGGCTGGAATCGCGAGCTGTATCGGAACCAATTGCAATCGAGGCCGGGCATCGACGGCGCGATCCTGCAGGTGAACGTGCTCGACGAAGGGGGAGCTCAGACGGAGTACGGCGCGACCGTGCGCCTGAAGCCGCTGGATGGACCGCCCGGATTCCAGCAGGTGAGGGTGGTGGACGGCGGCTCGGGCTATCTCTCGCAAGACGAGTATCCGGTCCGCTTCGGCGGCCTCTCGTCCGGAAGCTATGCGCTCGAGGTCGTGTTCCCGAGCCCGCCGGGCTCGCGGCTGGTGGTGGACTCGCTGGTGAATCCTCTGCTCGGCCGGATCGAGCCCCGCAACCTGATTCGGCCGGTGATCACCGTCCGGAAGAATGGAACCGTCGAGCTCGGCGACCTCGGAGTGGCGAGCGTGGCGAGCGCGCCCCCGGCGACTCCCGAGCGCGCCATCCAGATGGGGGCGCCCTATCCATCGCCGGCGCGCAAGTCGGTGACGATTCCGATCCACATGACGCGCGCCGCGCGTGTCTCGCTCTCGATCCACGATCTCACCGGACGGCTGGTTCGAAGGCTCGGCACGCTGGATTTTCAACCCGGCGCCCACAGCGTGCGCTGGGATCTGGCCGACGACCGCGGCGTGCCGGCGCCGCCGGGGCTCTACTTCTGCCAGTTCCAGGTGGAAGGGCGTCGCGGCGACGTGCGGCGCGTGCTGGTGCTGCGCTGA
- a CDS encoding ABC transporter ATP-binding protein has protein sequence MLEIRGLVKVYPGPVAALQGVDLDIPLGMFGLLGPNGAGKTTFMRILAGLLEPTSGSVRLDDHDVIADPQWLRARLGYLPQEFGFYPHLSGEQMLLHLLKLKGVSSPGGLKKLAGELLERVNLSFAARRAVRSYSGGMRQRLGIAQAIAGNPRLVIVDEPTAGLDPEERLRFYHLLAELAEDRTVVLSTHIVEDVAVLCPQFAVIRAGRLVAMTTPRSAREAIQGSIFEGTVPPAELPELRRTHAVTQAVLVEGRHRVRVHAPHGEAPAGFEAVAPTLEDAYLVLMRGEGSLNPLAGRNGSGAASPTRVETARVEVRS, from the coding sequence ATGCTCGAGATTCGCGGTCTCGTGAAGGTCTATCCCGGCCCGGTCGCCGCTCTGCAGGGCGTCGATCTCGACATTCCTCTCGGCATGTTTGGACTGCTCGGTCCCAACGGCGCCGGCAAGACCACGTTCATGCGCATCCTGGCCGGACTGCTCGAACCCACCTCGGGTTCGGTCCGGCTCGACGATCACGACGTCATCGCCGACCCGCAATGGCTGCGCGCCCGGCTCGGCTATCTGCCCCAGGAATTCGGCTTCTATCCGCACCTCTCCGGCGAACAAATGTTGCTCCACCTCTTGAAGCTCAAGGGCGTGAGCTCGCCCGGTGGATTGAAGAAGCTGGCGGGCGAGCTGCTCGAGCGGGTCAATCTCTCGTTCGCGGCCCGGCGCGCCGTGCGTTCGTACTCGGGCGGCATGCGCCAGCGCCTCGGCATCGCGCAGGCGATCGCCGGCAATCCGCGGCTGGTGATCGTGGACGAACCGACCGCCGGGCTCGATCCCGAGGAGCGGCTGCGCTTCTACCACCTGCTCGCCGAGCTGGCCGAAGACCGCACTGTGGTGCTCTCCACCCACATCGTCGAGGACGTCGCGGTGCTCTGCCCGCAATTCGCGGTGATCCGCGCCGGGCGCCTGGTGGCGATGACCACGCCACGCTCGGCGCGCGAGGCGATCCAGGGATCGATCTTCGAGGGCACGGTGCCGCCGGCCGAACTGCCCGAGCTGCGCCGCACACACGCCGTGACGCAGGCGGTGCTGGTCGAGGGCCGTCACCGGGTGCGCGTGCACGCGCCGCACGGCGAGGCGCCGGCCGGCTTCGAGGCCGTGGCGCCGACGCTCGAGGACGCCTACCTGGTGCTGATGCGCGGCGAGGGGAGTCTGAATCCGCTCGCCGGCCGCAATGGCTCGGGCGCAGCGTCTCCGACGCGCGTCGAAACGGCGCGCGTCGAGGTCCGCTCGTGA